In Dermochelys coriacea isolate rDerCor1 chromosome 16, rDerCor1.pri.v4, whole genome shotgun sequence, one genomic interval encodes:
- the PLPP7 gene encoding inactive phospholipid phosphatase 7 — MPASQSRARARERNNVLNRAEFLSLNQPMKGNQETRSSSRKQGSQSGLAPTQNEGTKERRQSQQLPEEDCMQLNPSFKGIAFNSLLAIDICMSKRLGVCASSASSWGSARSMITLIGITGHGVPWIGGTLICLGKSSTLAGQEVLMNLLLALLLDIIIVAGLQKLAKRRGPYDVHPGLLDYLTMDIYAFPAGHASRAAMVSKFFLNHLVLAIPLRILLVLWAFCVGLSRIMIGRHHITDVLSGFVFGYLQFRLVELMWMSSNTCQMIISIW, encoded by the exons ATGCCAGCATCCCAAAGCCGGGCCAGAGCCAGAGAGCGGAACAATGTCCTGAACAGGGCTGAGTTCCTCTCGTTGAACCAGCCCATGAAAGGAAACCAGGAGACCAGGAGCTCCAGCAGAAAGCAGGGCAGCCAGTCTGGTCTGGCTCCCACCCAAAACGAAGGCACCAAGGAGCGGAGGCAATCTCAGCAGCTTCCTGAGGAGGACTGCATGCAGCTGAACCCCTCCTTCAAGGGAATTGCCTTCAACTCCCTACTGGCCATCGATATCTGCATGTCCAAGAGGCTGGGGGTCTGTGCCAGCAGCGCCTCGTCCTGGGGCAGCGCCCGCTCCATGATCACACTCATCGGGATCACAGGGCATGGCGTACCCTGGATCGGGGGCACACTCATctgcctggggaagagcagcacGCTGGCGGGACAGGAGGTCCTCATGAACCTGCTGCTAG CCTTGCTCCTGGACATCATTATTGTGGCAGGATTGCAGAAGCTGGCCAAGCGACGAGGCCCATACGATGTTCACCCCGGCCTCTTGGACTATCTGACCATGGACATCTATGCTTTCCCAGCAGGCCATGCCAGCCGAGCTGCCATGGTGTCCAAATTCTTTCTCAACCACCTGGTTTTGGCCATCCCACTCCGGATCCTGCTGGTCCTCTGGGCCTTCTGCGTGGGGCTTTCCCGCATCATGATTGGACGGCACCATATTACAGATGTCCTCTCCGGCTTTGTCTTTGGCTACTTGCAGTTCAGGCTGGTGGAGTTGATGTGGATGTCTTCCAACACGTGTCAGATGATAATATCAATCTGGTGA